Proteins from a single region of Campylobacter sputorum:
- a CDS encoding metal ABC transporter ATP-binding protein: MNDIRIENLSFSYDEQIVLQDINLTYDIKDFLVIIGPNGGGKTTLLKLMLGLLKPSMGEIRIFDKFPKDITKDIGYVPQTFLMNLNFPMRVIDVVLMGVIDKKIFGFYTKEQKNLAIKALEKVSMDKFSFTKIGDLSVGQRQRVYIARALCAKAKILMLDEPTASIDTKGQTDIYELLKDINSNGIGVILISHDLNLALSYASQVAYVSKNLYLHDIPLEFSKQELISHLTKNHQHFCDVELALNSCGCDFHTKEG, translated from the coding sequence ATGAATGACATTAGGATAGAAAATTTAAGTTTTTCTTATGATGAGCAAATAGTATTGCAAGATATAAACCTAACATATGATATAAAAGATTTTTTAGTAATTATTGGTCCAAATGGCGGTGGCAAAACAACTCTTTTAAAACTAATGCTTGGACTTTTAAAACCTAGTATGGGAGAAATCAGAATTTTTGATAAATTTCCAAAAGATATAACAAAAGATATCGGATATGTACCTCAAACTTTTCTTATGAATTTAAATTTTCCAATGCGTGTTATAGATGTCGTATTGATGGGTGTTATAGATAAAAAAATATTTGGATTTTATACAAAAGAACAAAAAAATCTTGCTATAAAAGCACTTGAAAAAGTATCTATGGATAAGTTTAGTTTTACTAAGATAGGCGATTTGAGTGTTGGGCAAAGGCAAAGAGTTTATATAGCAAGAGCTCTTTGTGCGAAAGCTAAAATTTTAATGCTAGATGAACCAACTGCTAGTATAGATACAAAAGGACAAACGGATATTTATGAGCTTTTAAAAGACATAAACTCAAATGGAATTGGTGTGATTTTAATAAGCCATGATTTAAATTTAGCCCTTTCTTATGCTTCACAAGTTGCTTATGTGAGTAAAAATTTATATCTTCATGATATACCTTTAGAATTTTCTAAACAAGAGCTTATATCACATTTAACTAAAAATCATCAGCATTTTTGCGATGTTGAGTTGGCTTTAAATAGTTGCGGTTGTGATTTTCATACAAAAGAGGGATAA
- a CDS encoding metal ABC transporter permease gives MVEILNMSFVQNAIMAGLLVSIACGIIGSLIVVNNMSFIAGGIAHGAYGGIGLAFFFSLEPLLGAGFFSLLLAIIIATITLKDSGKIDSVIGAIWAFGMAIGIIFIDLTPGYNTDLMSYLFGSILAVSNYDLVFIGVINLVCIALVCLFYRQFGAISFDREFAKLRGVNVNVFYYLLICMIALCIVATIRVVGLILIIALLTIPPFIAQNFAKRLGDMMLISSVLSAIFCIIGLFFSFKYNLTSGASIIIVASICFFTFSLKKVKS, from the coding sequence ATGGTAGAAATTTTAAATATGAGCTTTGTTCAAAACGCCATTATGGCTGGACTTTTAGTAAGCATTGCGTGTGGGATAATAGGCTCTTTGATTGTTGTAAATAATATGTCTTTTATAGCAGGTGGAATTGCACATGGGGCATATGGTGGCATAGGACTTGCATTTTTTTTCTCTCTTGAACCGCTTTTGGGAGCCGGGTTTTTTTCTTTATTATTAGCCATAATCATAGCTACAATTACCCTAAAAGATAGTGGCAAAATAGACTCAGTCATAGGTGCCATATGGGCATTTGGTATGGCTATTGGTATCATTTTTATAGATTTAACTCCAGGATATAATACTGATTTAATGAGTTACCTTTTTGGTTCTATTTTGGCAGTTAGCAACTATGATCTTGTTTTTATTGGTGTTATAAATTTGGTTTGTATAGCTCTTGTTTGTCTGTTTTATAGGCAATTTGGTGCTATAAGTTTTGATAGAGAATTTGCAAAATTAAGAGGCGTTAATGTAAATGTATTTTATTATTTGCTTATTTGCATGATAGCATTATGTATAGTTGCAACTATAAGAGTTGTTGGGCTTATACTCATAATCGCCCTTCTTACTATTCCGCCTTTTATCGCTCAAAATTTTGCAAAAAGGCTTGGAGATATGATGCTTATATCTTCTGTTTTATCGGCTATTTTTTGTATAATTGGATTATTTTTTAGTTTTAAATACAATCTTACAAGCGGAGCTAGTATCATAATTGTAGCATCAATTTGTTTTTTTACTTTTTCTCTTAAGAAGGTAAAGAGTTAA
- the bamA gene encoding outer membrane protein assembly factor BamA encodes MKKQVILALLTTYSCVYGVEIKSINFEGLVQLSPTVATQIAGLGIGEELTPQKSDRAIKKLFEQNYFNDIYIDNKDGHITFIVKERPSIAKLDIEGVVTNDKKTIESLIGIKQGQIYDTFGMEKAKERIRQFYEVKGFFDTVVVVDTKPIAEGSSGLHVTMKVNRGEKIIIQNVNLVGAKELDYSDIEPAVANKQKEILGWMWGFNDGGAKIFELANDPAKILDEYFKKGYLDATVSTPYFNAFMDNYTAELTYYITEGERYKISDITLEIPDFVGVDADEIKDNFKLEVGDTMNSQKLRFDTKKIEDAVANKGYAYVRVIPQTDKNQDNHTVAIHYKVIPGNQVYIRNVHIAGNEKTADKVIRRELYLTEGNLYNRQDMFDSRNALKRTSYFDEAQIKEERVNDNQVDLLVDVKEAPTGSITGGIGYGSSDGLLLSASLSDTNVFGTGLKGVIGIDKSDDELSGRIGLTNPRLFDSRYSLSGMVYANNYDWDTYEEDAYGFTTSIGRQLGRYTNVSLAYVIEQSDIKKLSDSLIRTGYKTGKNLKSAFIPSISFDNTDDYYLPRNGIIASTSLEVAGAGGDSEFFKNRTKFNIYQGLADYIGYDLILRYKSEFQKAWDNGYLPINERIYLGGMRSIRGFDSRSVSPKNIYGDEIGGEISFNNSVELSFPLIDRIKMRGLVFFDYGMIGEGNNIDQIKRYSTGAGIEWNTPIGPLQLIFTKPLNDKAGDDTNTFEFMIGSRF; translated from the coding sequence ATGAAAAAACAAGTTATTTTAGCTTTATTAACAACTTATAGTTGTGTTTATGGTGTAGAAATAAAATCTATAAATTTTGAAGGTTTGGTTCAACTATCGCCTACAGTTGCAACTCAAATAGCAGGTCTTGGTATAGGTGAAGAACTAACTCCGCAAAAATCAGATAGGGCTATTAAAAAATTATTTGAGCAAAATTATTTCAATGATATTTATATTGACAATAAAGATGGTCATATAACTTTTATCGTAAAAGAAAGACCAAGTATTGCCAAACTAGACATAGAAGGTGTTGTTACAAACGATAAAAAAACTATAGAATCTCTCATAGGAATCAAACAAGGTCAAATTTATGACACATTTGGTATGGAAAAAGCAAAAGAGAGAATCAGACAATTTTATGAAGTAAAAGGTTTTTTTGATACCGTTGTAGTAGTAGATACAAAGCCAATAGCAGAAGGATCTAGCGGTCTTCATGTAACCATGAAAGTAAATAGAGGAGAAAAAATAATCATCCAAAATGTAAATTTGGTTGGCGCAAAAGAACTTGATTATTCAGATATAGAGCCAGCTGTTGCAAATAAACAAAAAGAGATATTAGGCTGGATGTGGGGATTTAATGATGGTGGTGCTAAAATTTTTGAACTTGCAAATGATCCTGCAAAAATACTAGATGAATATTTTAAAAAAGGCTACCTAGATGCAACAGTTTCAACGCCATATTTTAATGCATTTATGGATAACTACACAGCAGAACTTACATACTATATAACAGAGGGTGAAAGATATAAAATTTCAGATATTACTTTAGAAATCCCGGATTTTGTGGGCGTAGATGCAGATGAAATAAAAGATAATTTTAAGCTTGAAGTTGGCGACACGATGAATTCTCAAAAATTAAGATTTGATACTAAAAAAATAGAAGATGCCGTCGCAAACAAAGGATATGCATATGTAAGAGTTATACCACAAACAGATAAAAATCAAGATAATCACACAGTTGCTATACATTATAAAGTTATACCTGGAAATCAAGTTTATATAAGAAATGTTCATATCGCTGGAAATGAAAAAACAGCAGATAAAGTTATAAGAAGAGAGCTTTATCTAACAGAAGGAAATTTATACAATAGACAAGATATGTTTGATTCTAGGAATGCACTAAAAAGAACGAGTTATTTTGATGAAGCTCAAATAAAAGAAGAGAGAGTAAATGACAATCAAGTAGATTTGCTTGTAGATGTAAAAGAGGCACCTACTGGATCAATTACCGGCGGTATCGGATATGGAAGTAGTGATGGCTTGCTATTAAGTGCAAGTTTATCTGATACGAATGTGTTTGGAACAGGATTAAAAGGTGTTATAGGTATAGATAAAAGTGATGATGAGCTAAGTGGAAGGATAGGTTTAACAAATCCAAGACTATTTGATTCAAGATATAGCCTAAGCGGCATGGTATATGCTAATAACTACGATTGGGATACATACGAAGAAGATGCATATGGATTTACAACTTCTATAGGAAGACAACTAGGAAGATATACAAATGTATCTTTGGCTTATGTTATAGAGCAAAGCGACATTAAAAAACTAAGTGATTCCCTTATAAGAACTGGCTATAAAACAGGTAAAAATTTAAAAAGTGCATTTATACCATCTATATCTTTTGATAACACAGATGATTACTATTTGCCAAGAAACGGAATCATAGCTTCTACTTCTCTTGAAGTGGCAGGAGCTGGCGGAGATTCTGAATTTTTTAAAAATAGAACCAAATTTAATATTTATCAAGGGTTAGCAGATTATATCGGATATGATTTAATCCTAAGATACAAATCTGAGTTTCAAAAAGCTTGGGATAATGGTTACTTGCCGATTAACGAAAGAATATATCTAGGAGGTATGAGGTCAATTAGAGGATTTGATTCAAGAAGTGTATCTCCTAAAAATATTTATGGAGATGAAATAGGTGGCGAAATATCATTTAATAACTCTGTAGAATTAAGTTTTCCTTTAATAGATAGAATCAAAATGAGAGGTTTGGTATTTTTTGATTATGGTATGATAGGTGAGGGTAACAATATCGATCAAATCAAAAGATATAGCACAGGTGCTGGTATAGAATGGAATACACCCATTGGTCCGCTTCAGCTTATATTTACAAAACCTCTCAATGATAAAGCAGGAGATGATACAAATACATTTGAATTTATGATTGGAAGTAGATTTTAG
- a CDS encoding prephenate dehydrogenase encodes MRVGIVGLGLIGGSMGLCLKKTKIVSSIVGYDINKQNEEDALNLGLVGSIMDIEDMKKKCDIIFLAVPVEAIIKITQSFGDIDENLTIVELGSTKVEILSNVPRAIRKNFVAAHPMSGTEFSGPMAAKDDLFKDAVMVLCDMEQNSEIHRRRIVEIASHIGMKIVFMSATEHDHHAAIISHITHVISFSLANSVMKEEDIKHILALRGGSFSDMIRTAKSSPEMWSDIFKQNSENILFAINMFRKELDICENLIKHKKWDELRNWMSEARKIREIL; translated from the coding sequence ATGAGAGTAGGAATTGTTGGACTTGGATTAATAGGTGGTTCTATGGGGTTGTGTTTGAAAAAAACTAAAATAGTTTCAAGCATTGTTGGATATGACATAAATAAGCAAAATGAAGAAGATGCTTTAAATTTAGGTTTAGTTGGCTCCATTATGGATATAGAGGATATGAAAAAAAAATGCGATATCATTTTTTTAGCCGTTCCTGTAGAGGCTATCATAAAAATAACCCAGAGTTTTGGTGACATAGATGAAAATTTAACAATTGTAGAGCTTGGAAGCACAAAAGTTGAAATTTTATCAAATGTTCCAAGAGCTATCAGAAAAAATTTTGTTGCAGCTCATCCAATGTCAGGAACAGAATTTTCTGGACCAATGGCTGCAAAAGATGATTTATTTAAAGATGCTGTGATGGTTCTTTGTGATATGGAGCAAAACTCTGAAATTCATAGAAGAAGAATAGTTGAAATTGCTTCACATATCGGTATGAAAATAGTTTTTATGAGTGCAACTGAACATGACCATCACGCAGCAATTATATCTCACATAACTCATGTTATAAGTTTTTCTTTGGCAAATAGTGTTATGAAAGAAGAAGATATCAAACACATTTTAGCTCTAAGAGGTGGTAGCTTTAGCGATATGATAAGAACAGCAAAAAGCTCTCCTGAAATGTGGAGTGATATATTTAAACAAAATAGCGAAAATATACTTTTTGCTATTAATATGTTTAGAAAAGAGCTTGACATATGTGAAAATTTAATTAAACACAAAAAATGGGATGAGCTTAGAAATTGGATGAGCGAGGCTAGAAAAATAAGGGAAATTCTTTAA
- a CDS encoding M23 family metallopeptidase: MARNGRSFGGIIFLIIFVIVGIGCVYLLKTPMFERNSPEVKLDNKIYWNLKNPLPIEVSDDSGIKFIRVSLSDGTKSVTIANETFEIPQKNAKLDIVFPKTGFFASKNEYTLVVEAVDKSYWKLTGNSTIKKATVSVDTKRPEIYVINQSYSIAKGGAATVVFRANDEQLKRVYIQTNYGKEFIATPFYKEGYYAALVAWPVSEQNFSADVVAEDYAGNISKARIRYFLKNRVYKESSIELKDNFLDGKIEDLANIYAQDPSSLSRLEKFKFVNETLRIGNEDKIREITSKVPDGMLENFDISPFFPLNNGMAVASFGDHRFYYYGDKKNTISESWHMGIDFASVAQAQITSNNPSQVVFANENGIYGLNLILYHGFGLYSLYGHCSSINVSLGDVFIKKQNIANTGITGLALGDHLHFGMIVQGIEVRPEEWMDKKWMKENVYDILNSAKKAMVDKK; the protein is encoded by the coding sequence ATGGCAAGAAACGGTAGAAGTTTTGGCGGTATAATATTTCTTATAATTTTTGTTATAGTTGGAATTGGTTGTGTTTATCTTCTCAAAACTCCTATGTTTGAAAGAAATTCACCTGAGGTAAAGCTAGATAACAAGATTTATTGGAATTTGAAAAATCCACTTCCTATAGAAGTTAGCGATGATAGTGGTATTAAATTTATAAGAGTTAGTTTAAGTGATGGAACAAAAAGCGTTACTATTGCAAATGAAACTTTTGAAATTCCTCAAAAAAATGCAAAACTTGATATTGTATTTCCTAAAACAGGATTTTTTGCTTCTAAAAATGAATATACATTAGTTGTTGAAGCCGTTGATAAAAGCTATTGGAAACTAACAGGCAATAGCACTATAAAAAAAGCAACCGTTAGCGTTGATACAAAAAGACCAGAAATTTATGTTATCAATCAATCATATTCTATAGCAAAAGGTGGTGCAGCAACTGTAGTATTTAGGGCAAATGATGAACAACTAAAAAGAGTTTATATACAGACTAATTATGGAAAAGAATTTATAGCAACGCCTTTTTATAAAGAAGGGTATTATGCTGCTTTAGTTGCTTGGCCAGTAAGTGAGCAAAACTTTAGTGCTGATGTAGTAGCTGAGGATTATGCCGGAAATATAAGCAAGGCAAGGATTAGATATTTTTTAAAAAATAGAGTTTATAAAGAATCATCAATAGAGCTTAAAGATAATTTTTTAGATGGTAAAATAGAAGATCTTGCAAATATATACGCACAAGATCCTTCTTCTCTTTCTAGGCTTGAGAAATTTAAATTTGTAAATGAGACACTTAGGATAGGTAATGAGGATAAAATAAGAGAAATAACTTCAAAGGTTCCAGATGGAATGTTGGAAAATTTTGATATATCTCCATTTTTTCCTTTAAACAATGGAATGGCTGTAGCTAGTTTCGGTGATCATAGATTTTACTATTATGGTGATAAAAAAAACACAATTAGCGAATCTTGGCATATGGGAATAGATTTTGCTAGCGTGGCACAAGCACAGATAACATCAAATAATCCAAGTCAAGTTGTTTTTGCAAATGAAAATGGGATATATGGATTAAATTTGATTTTATACCATGGTTTTGGTCTATATAGTTTATATGGACACTGCTCAAGTATCAATGTATCACTAGGGGATGTTTTTATAAAAAAACAAAATATTGCAAATACTGGAATTACTGGTCTTGCACTTGGGGACCATCTTCATTTTGGTATGATTGTTCAAGGAATAGAAGTAAGACCTGAAGAGTGGATGGATAAAAAATGGATGAAAGAAAATGTTTATGATATTTTAAATAGTGCTAAAAAAGCTATGGTAGATAAAAAATAA
- the lpxC gene encoding UDP-3-O-acyl-N-acetylglucosamine deacetylase: MNQITIGKRIEGVGIGLHKGEPIKLILEPLESDMGVVFYRSDLGISFKAEPKNVINTQMATVLGSKDGYVSTIEHLMSAISAYGIDNIRVVLDANEVPVMDGSAMAFCMLLDEAGIRKLDKKKKILSIKKPVEVRMGNKFVKIEPSKDFKFDYTIKFDNPVIGTQNFVFDFSKKNFIEQIAKARTFGFLKDVQMLRSKNLALGGSLDNAVVIDENRILNPEGLRFENEFVRHKILDAIGDLALLGLPMIGKYTAYAGSHELNHKLTLDILSSEENYEILTLDGEKSVEYAKAFA; the protein is encoded by the coding sequence TTGAATCAAATTACAATAGGAAAAAGGATAGAGGGTGTTGGTATAGGCTTACATAAAGGTGAGCCTATAAAATTAATCTTAGAACCTCTTGAATCAGACATGGGTGTTGTATTTTATAGAAGTGATTTAGGTATTAGTTTTAAAGCTGAACCAAAAAATGTTATAAATACACAAATGGCAACTGTCCTTGGTTCAAAAGATGGTTATGTTTCAACTATAGAACATTTAATGAGTGCAATTAGTGCTTATGGGATAGACAATATTAGAGTTGTTTTAGATGCAAACGAAGTTCCTGTAATGGATGGCAGTGCTATGGCATTTTGTATGCTTTTAGATGAGGCTGGGATTAGAAAGCTTGATAAAAAGAAGAAAATTTTATCCATAAAAAAGCCAGTTGAAGTTAGAATGGGTAATAAATTTGTAAAAATAGAACCATCTAAAGATTTTAAATTTGATTATACGATTAAATTTGATAATCCTGTTATAGGAACACAAAATTTCGTATTTGATTTTAGTAAAAAAAATTTTATAGAACAGATTGCAAAAGCTAGGACATTTGGATTTTTAAAAGATGTTCAAATGCTAAGATCTAAAAATCTAGCACTTGGTGGAAGTTTAGATAATGCAGTAGTTATAGACGAAAATAGAATTTTAAACCCAGAAGGACTTAGGTTTGAAAATGAGTTTGTAAGGCATAAAATTTTAGATGCTATTGGTGATTTAGCTCTGCTTGGACTTCCAATGATTGGTAAATATACGGCTTATGCTGGAAGTCATGAATTAAACCATAAACTTACGCTAGATATATTAAGCAGTGAAGAAAATTATGAAATTTTAACACTAGATGGCGAGAAATCTGTAGAGTATGCAAAGGCTTTCGCATAA
- a CDS encoding glycoprotease: MIDYFKSDKKCGDCLPEILQLALKKFDITHIIYTNGPGSFMGIKLSYIILKTFCIIKGIKFSAISGFDVSNNGVIRANKNMSFILQNGKINMQKIQSGGFFLPKKLKDVKIYDDTLPNYIISPI, translated from the coding sequence TTGATAGATTATTTTAAAAGCGATAAGAAATGCGGTGATTGTTTGCCAGAGATTTTGCAATTAGCTTTAAAAAAATTTGACATAACTCATATTATATATACAAATGGACCAGGTAGTTTTATGGGCATAAAACTAAGTTATATTATTTTAAAAACATTTTGTATCATAAAAGGTATCAAATTTAGTGCTATTAGTGGATTTGATGTAAGCAATAATGGAGTAATAAGAGCAAATAAAAATATGTCTTTTATTTTGCAAAATGGTAAAATAAATATGCAAAAAATCCAAAGTGGCGGGTTTTTTTTGCCAAAAAAACTAAAAGATGTAAAAATTTATGATGATACTTTGCCAAATTATATAATTAGCCCTATTTAA
- the thrB gene encoding homoserine kinase, producing the protein MKILVPATSANLGPGFDTLGLALEFFNEVEIKPFKVQTISISGEGCNKSFLKKNNTFVNIFNEIFLELTGKRENFKFKFKNYIPFSRGLGSSSAVIVSAIASAYKIANFKVDKYTILNKALVYENHPDNITPATFGGFTCSIINNNKVLFKKCDISSDIKAVVVIPSKSMGTKESRSKLPKKYTTLECVNNISHASFLTACFFTKQYDSLRYACKDMLHEDIRMKALAELFEVRNLAYENGAIMSTLSGSGSSFLNIVHKDDANKFKKLFINKFPNFRVEIFSFQNDGIIIN; encoded by the coding sequence TTGAAAATTTTAGTTCCAGCAACTAGTGCAAATTTAGGACCAGGTTTTGATACATTAGGACTTGCATTGGAGTTTTTTAATGAAGTAGAAATCAAACCTTTTAAGGTTCAAACTATTTCTATTAGCGGAGAAGGATGCAATAAGTCTTTTTTAAAAAAAAATAATACTTTTGTAAATATTTTTAATGAAATTTTCTTAGAACTTACTGGAAAAAGAGAAAATTTTAAATTTAAATTTAAAAACTATATACCTTTTTCTAGAGGACTTGGAAGTAGTTCTGCAGTTATAGTTTCTGCTATAGCATCTGCTTATAAAATAGCAAATTTTAAAGTAGATAAATATACTATATTAAATAAAGCTTTGGTTTATGAAAACCATCCAGACAATATAACTCCTGCAACTTTTGGCGGTTTTACCTGCTCTATAATAAATAACAATAAAGTGCTTTTTAAAAAATGCGATATAAGTTCAGATATAAAAGCTGTTGTTGTAATACCATCAAAGAGTATGGGCACAAAAGAATCAAGATCAAAACTCCCTAAAAAATATACAACCCTAGAGTGTGTAAACAACATATCTCACGCGTCTTTTTTGACGGCATGTTTTTTTACAAAGCAGTATGATAGTTTGCGTTATGCCTGCAAGGATATGCTTCATGAAGACATTAGAATGAAGGCTTTAGCGGAGCTTTTTGAAGTTAGAAATTTGGCTTATGAAAATGGTGCTATTATGAGCACACTTTCTGGAAGTGGATCTAGTTTTTTAAATATAGTTCATAAAGACGACGCTAATAAATTTAAAAAACTTTTTATAAATAAATTTCCAAATTTTAGAGTTGAGATATTTTCATTTCAAAATGATGGTATTATAATAAATTAA
- a CDS encoding DUF448 domain-containing protein, with protein MKEKNKCLQIRMCVVCKNRFPQKELCRYEAKNQDIKHWNGVGRSFYICVDCLEKDMKFIKKPLSRYIKNIHKITEQDLKEKLVNGECED; from the coding sequence GTGAAAGAGAAAAACAAGTGCTTACAAATTCGAATGTGTGTGGTATGCAAAAATAGATTTCCTCAAAAAGAGCTTTGCAGATACGAAGCTAAAAATCAAGATATAAAGCATTGGAATGGTGTTGGTAGAAGTTTTTATATTTGTGTGGATTGTTTAGAAAAAGATATGAAATTTATAAAAAAACCTCTTAGTAGATATATTAAAAATATACATAAAATAACTGAGCAGGACTTAAAGGAGAAGCTAGTAAATGGCGAGTGTGAAGATTAG